The nucleotide window TTCCAACTAATGGAGAAATAGTAGCCCCGTCATCCGAATCTATCATAATGACTACAAAAACCAACCACGCCATCGGTATCCGAACAGAAGATGGCATCGAGTTGCTCATTCATTGTGGACTGGATACCGTTCAACTTGCCGGACGTTATTCTGAAACACTCGTTCAAGAAGGGGAACAAGTAACTGCTGGACAACTGCTTCTAAAAATGGATCTTACCTCCATCCAGACAGCCGGTTATGACACTATAACACCAATAATTGTAACAAACAGTGCTGACATCACCAAATTGACAAACCTAGCACCAAAAGCGTTACAGCACTCGATTCATTGTTAACTATATCATTTTAAATAAATCAAATAAGGCTTCCACCCCTAATTTTTGGATGGAAACCTTATTTATTATCTCTACTACCTATTTTCAAATCAATCAGTATGTATTTTTCATTTTCTAGTAAGTATTTTCTTTCTCAATACTAGAAATATTCACTACTGACAATATAGCCAAAACAATATAAACTAACTCAATTATTGGGATATTCCAACTAATAATTCTTACTATTAAAGAAAGTACCATGCATATAATAATAATTATGTAC belongs to Listeria ivanovii subsp. ivanovii and includes:
- a CDS encoding PTS glucose transporter subunit IIA encodes the protein MGDGIAIIPTNGEIVAPSSESIIMTTKTNHAIGIRTEDGIELLIHCGLDTVQLAGRYSETLVQEGEQVTAGQLLLKMDLTSIQTAGYDTITPIIVTNSADITKLTNLAPKALQHSIHC